A single Sphingobacteriales bacterium DNA region contains:
- a CDS encoding UDP-2,3-diacylglucosamine diphosphatase — MTEEKRRIEICIISDIHLGTRACHAAELNRYLKSIDPTILIINGDWLDIWNFSSGYFPQEHIENIFLILDFARQGTPVYYVTGNHDDHMRNFSGYKFDTLQLRDEIILEIDGKKHWIFHGDKYDLSVGGSARWLAKLGGKTYDTIWQVNRFINNIRIRYGKDKIFISKYIKDKVKSLVKSNVQDFEDVAIEIGIEQGYDYIICGHIHKPQIREVTMAGGGAVYLNSGDWVENLTALEYNDGKWDLFYYQHDLQYKDIDRR, encoded by the coding sequence ATGACGGAGGAAAAGCGCAGAATAGAAATTTGCATCATTTCTGATATCCATTTGGGTACAAGGGCTTGCCATGCCGCTGAACTCAACCGCTATCTAAAGAGTATAGACCCAACCATCTTAATCATCAATGGCGACTGGCTGGATATCTGGAATTTCAGTTCTGGCTATTTTCCTCAGGAACATATTGAAAATATTTTTTTAATCCTGGATTTTGCCCGTCAGGGCACACCGGTCTATTACGTTACCGGGAATCACGATGACCACATGCGTAATTTCTCAGGCTATAAGTTTGATACCCTTCAGTTGAGAGACGAGATTATCCTGGAAATTGACGGAAAGAAGCATTGGATATTTCACGGAGATAAATATGACCTGTCAGTGGGTGGCAGTGCGCGCTGGCTGGCAAAACTGGGCGGAAAAACCTATGACACCATCTGGCAGGTCAACCGTTTTATCAATAATATCCGGATACGGTATGGAAAGGATAAGATCTTCATCTCCAAATACATCAAGGATAAGGTAAAGTCATTGGTAAAAAGCAACGTGCAGGATTTTGAAGATGTGGCGATAGAAATAGGTATCGAACAGGGCTATGACTATATCATCTGCGGCCACATACACAAACCACAAATCCGTGAAGTGACGATGGCGGGGGGGGGTGCCGTTTATCTCAACAGCGGCGACTGGGTGGAAAATCTTACGGCATTGGAATATAATGATGGTAAATGGGATTTATTTTATTATCAGCACGACTTACAATATAAAGATATTGACCGAAGATAA
- a CDS encoding glutamine synthetase beta-grasp domain-containing protein produces the protein MSYAKLEYIWLDGYKPTQSLRSKTRVERGFTGKLEDCPTWCFDGSSTEQAPGGSSDCLLKPVFICPDPARKFGYLVMCEVLSPDGTPHESNGRATIEDDDNDFWFGFEQEYFIWDLKKDKPIGWSDYTPSGEPGPQGPYYCSVGGGKAVGRYIVEEHLDLCLEAGLNVEGINAEVAIGQWEFQVFSKGAKAAGDQTWIARYLMERVAEKYGYAINWHCKPLGATDWNGSGMHANFSNTVLRTCGSKETYETICNAFAPYVKEHIDVYGADNHMRLTGKHETQSIDKFSFGVSDRGASIRIPIATVDKGWKGWLEDRRPNSAADPYKVAARIVKTVKTANV, from the coding sequence ATGTCATACGCTAAATTAGAGTACATTTGGTTAGACGGTTACAAACCAACACAAAGTCTTAGAAGCAAAACAAGAGTGGAAAGAGGCTTCACCGGTAAACTGGAAGATTGCCCAACCTGGTGTTTTGATGGTTCTTCTACAGAACAGGCACCCGGGGGCTCCTCGGACTGTCTGTTAAAACCGGTTTTTATTTGTCCGGATCCGGCCAGAAAGTTCGGATATCTGGTCATGTGTGAAGTTTTATCACCGGACGGAACACCGCATGAATCCAATGGACGTGCTACCATCGAAGATGATGACAACGATTTCTGGTTCGGTTTCGAGCAGGAATATTTTATCTGGGATTTGAAAAAAGACAAGCCTATTGGCTGGTCTGACTATACACCAAGCGGCGAACCTGGCCCTCAGGGACCCTATTATTGCTCCGTTGGCGGTGGTAAAGCGGTTGGCCGTTATATCGTGGAAGAACATCTGGATTTATGCTTAGAGGCTGGATTGAATGTGGAAGGTATCAACGCCGAAGTGGCAATTGGACAATGGGAGTTTCAGGTGTTTTCCAAAGGTGCTAAAGCCGCAGGCGACCAAACATGGATTGCGCGTTACCTGATGGAAAGAGTGGCGGAGAAATACGGCTATGCAATCAACTGGCACTGCAAACCACTAGGCGCAACAGACTGGAACGGTTCCGGTATGCATGCTAACTTTTCTAACACGGTACTCAGAACCTGCGGAAGCAAAGAAACGTATGAAACCATTTGCAACGCGTTTGCGCCTTACGTAAAAGAACATATTGATGTTTACGGTGCTGATAACCATATGCGCTTAACCGGTAAACACGAAACTCAATCCATCGATAAATTTTCGTTTGGTGTTTCTGACAGAGGTGCATCAATCCGTATTCCGATTGCAACGGTAGACAAAGGGTGGAAAGGCTGGTTGGAAGACCGACGTCCAAATTCTGCAGCCGATCCGTATAAAGTTGCGGCACGCATTGTGAAAACGGTTAAAACGGCAAATGTATAA
- a CDS encoding dienelactone hydrolase family protein, whose product MQTVQLPLLNRTLDAYFYEAQSDEKRPGILFLPDLAGVQKTTHRSAEILCEEGDYNVLIPDLYSGGTTLRKYCVQFLMNEMVRNNEPTGNAPLAEFLEILDQFKEFERVDENNIGVVGQCLTGGFVLHAAIRPEVKAPVVFHHSFGLKGSGIPKSCSSLIHHKIQGHFSYVDPMCPVWRVKELESELHGNLETHWYALPHGIPHLFFNNNQGKHAFERMSNFFQEQLQ is encoded by the coding sequence TTGCAAACGGTACAACTCCCATTACTAAACAGAACGCTGGACGCCTACTTTTACGAAGCGCAAAGCGATGAGAAGCGCCCGGGCATCCTGTTTCTGCCTGACTTAGCAGGTGTGCAGAAGACGACCCACCGAAGCGCTGAAATCTTATGTGAGGAAGGCGATTACAATGTCCTGATTCCGGATCTTTACAGCGGGGGCACCACGCTCCGCAAGTATTGTGTGCAGTTTCTGATGAATGAAATGGTTCGAAACAATGAACCGACAGGCAATGCTCCGCTGGCAGAATTTCTGGAGATATTAGACCAGTTTAAAGAATTTGAAAGGGTGGACGAAAACAACATCGGTGTTGTAGGACAATGCCTGACAGGTGGATTTGTTTTACACGCCGCTATCCGTCCGGAAGTAAAAGCGCCGGTAGTGTTTCACCATTCGTTTGGATTAAAAGGAAGCGGCATACCAAAGAGCTGCTCTTCACTCATTCATCATAAAATACAGGGACATTTCTCCTATGTTGACCCGATGTGTCCGGTATGGCGCGTAAAAGAACTGGAATCCGAATTGCATGGAAATTTAGAAACGCACTGGTATGCATTGCCGCACGGCATTCCGCATTTATTTTTTAACAACAATCAGGGCAAGCATGCTTTTGAGCGTATGAGCAACTTCTTTCAGGAGCAGCTGCAATAA
- a CDS encoding glycosyltransferase family 39 protein, which translates to MVAFFKDRKIAGLLLLTFLLRLVVFLIFQPWREGVLQKDVFIYDAIGYNILAKCMAFDFSFCGDTFRTPVYPAFAAFFYALFGAKPWIVLLVQVVLNTASGYLLFRICQRLFSNSAVGYAALFLFAFDPQQIIFSTYLYTDILFVFILLLCVLLLIRGLQENKISLFVACGILSGTLILTRPIAVYLPAVLGFFVFIWTKTDLVQRLKYTVVLVLLAYLTIVPWMYRNYKLYGHFELSSINGYNLLFYNAAFTEVNHTQKTYEQVCDEFVRLSKDAAPEKLKPDMPHSMEERLHGLTFEKSDVYNEVAKKYLKQHFFAAVKAHLSGSIKLHLNMGSEVIMKRLHLPVKQWTDTEKYSGGIFQLAKKYFSTKTSGEIVIGLFVLLFLGVVYVTALLGVIELTFLQRQWMVCLFILLIIGYFAGLSGIFYTPRFRLPFLPFYMVLSGVGYVSILSRFRKD; encoded by the coding sequence ATGGTTGCATTCTTTAAGGATAGAAAAATAGCCGGCTTGTTGCTGCTGACATTCCTTCTTCGGTTGGTTGTTTTCTTGATTTTTCAGCCGTGGAGAGAGGGGGTGCTGCAAAAGGATGTATTTATTTATGATGCCATCGGATATAATATTCTCGCAAAATGTATGGCATTTGATTTTTCTTTCTGCGGGGACACCTTCAGGACCCCTGTCTATCCTGCTTTTGCCGCTTTCTTTTATGCCCTGTTTGGAGCAAAGCCCTGGATTGTCTTATTGGTTCAGGTTGTTTTAAACACCGCCAGCGGATATTTATTGTTCCGGATTTGTCAGCGGTTGTTTTCTAACAGTGCAGTTGGATATGCAGCGCTGTTCCTGTTTGCCTTCGACCCGCAGCAGATCATTTTCTCGACATATCTGTATACGGATATCTTGTTTGTGTTCATATTATTGTTGTGCGTGCTGTTGTTGATTAGAGGGTTACAGGAAAATAAAATCAGCCTGTTTGTTGCGTGTGGAATTTTATCGGGCACACTGATACTGACCAGGCCCATCGCTGTTTATCTGCCTGCGGTACTGGGGTTTTTTGTATTCATCTGGACAAAAACGGATCTTGTACAACGGCTGAAATATACAGTGGTGTTGGTGCTGTTGGCATATCTGACGATTGTGCCGTGGATGTACCGGAATTATAAGCTTTATGGTCACTTTGAACTAAGTTCCATCAACGGATATAATCTGCTGTTTTATAATGCGGCATTCACAGAAGTCAATCATACCCAAAAAACGTATGAGCAGGTTTGTGACGAATTTGTGCGGCTATCCAAAGACGCCGCACCGGAGAAACTGAAACCGGACATGCCCCATTCGATGGAAGAACGTCTGCATGGACTGACGTTTGAGAAATCAGATGTCTATAATGAAGTGGCGAAAAAATATTTAAAGCAGCATTTCTTCGCAGCCGTTAAAGCACATTTATCCGGCAGCATCAAACTCCATCTAAACATGGGCAGTGAGGTGATTATGAAACGGCTGCATTTGCCCGTGAAGCAATGGACGGATACCGAAAAATATTCCGGCGGTATTTTTCAGTTGGCCAAAAAATATTTCAGCACCAAGACTTCCGGAGAAATTGTAATTGGACTGTTTGTATTGTTGTTTCTTGGAGTGGTATATGTTACGGCACTGTTGGGCGTTATCGAACTGACGTTCCTGCAGCGGCAATGGATGGTATGTCTGTTCATCCTGCTGATTATCGGTTATTTTGCAGGATTATCCGGCATTTTCTATACGCCGAGGTTCCGCCTGCCGTTCCTGCCTTTCTACATGGTATTGTCTGGGGTCGGGTATGTATCCATCCTTTCCAGGTTCCGGAAAGATTAA
- a CDS encoding bifunctional precorrin-2 dehydrogenase/sirohydrochlorin ferrochelatase: MTVNTLYPIFLKTENFQIIIVGGGMVGTEKLSFILKNSPNANITVVAKEISEEIRMMVDGRRSTVLIEKAFESSDLENKRLVIAATADKCLNEAIYLAAKQKGILINVADTPELCDFYLGSIVTKGALKIAISTNGKSPTLSKRIREFFEDILPDNINDLILHLHQYRNKLKGTFEEKVQKLNDLTSSFLTDEDTRKKD; the protein is encoded by the coding sequence AAAAACCGAAAACTTCCAAATTATCATAGTGGGAGGAGGAATGGTAGGAACAGAGAAATTATCTTTCATTCTTAAAAACTCACCGAACGCAAATATTACTGTTGTTGCAAAAGAAATCAGTGAAGAGATTCGGATGATGGTCGACGGTCGACGGTCAACCGTTTTGATAGAGAAAGCATTTGAATCCTCCGATTTAGAAAATAAGCGACTCGTCATCGCAGCTACTGCAGATAAATGTCTGAATGAAGCCATTTATCTCGCAGCGAAACAAAAAGGCATTTTGATAAATGTTGCCGACACACCTGAATTATGTGATTTTTATTTGGGCAGCATCGTTACGAAAGGCGCCCTGAAGATTGCCATTTCCACCAATGGAAAATCTCCAACGCTGTCTAAACGAATACGCGAGTTTTTTGAAGATATCCTGCCGGACAATATCAATGATCTGATTCTCCATCTTCATCAATACAGAAATAAGCTCAAAGGCACTTTTGAAGAAAAAGTCCAGAAACTGAATGACCTAACCTCGTCATTTCTGACAGATGAGGACACCCGGAAGAAGGATTAA